From a single Methanofollis sp. W23 genomic region:
- a CDS encoding roadblock/LC7 domain-containing protein: MLKQILMEFLRLDGVTAAVVIGRDGFVIEDAVSGEIDTDALGAMASTGMGTSEAMGAELGKGELNQMLVELQNGPILLSPLSEDELIAIVANDGSNIGRIRYELKKNRDRITAAL; the protein is encoded by the coding sequence ATCCTTAAACAGATTCTGATGGAATTTCTTAGACTGGACGGTGTAACTGCCGCGGTCGTCATCGGCAGAGATGGGTTCGTGATCGAGGACGCCGTCTCTGGCGAGATCGATACCGACGCACTTGGCGCCATGGCCTCGACCGGGATGGGGACCTCTGAGGCGATGGGTGCCGAACTTGGCAAGGGCGAACTGAACCAGATGCTTGTGGAATTACAGAACGGCCCGATCCTCCTCTCGCCTCTCTCAGAAGACGAGTTGATCGCGATCGTCGCGAACGACGGTTCCAATATCGGCAGGATCAGATACGAATTGAAGAAGAACAGAGACCGGATCACTGCAGCACTGTGA
- a CDS encoding Ni/Fe hydrogenase subunit alpha: MTRLTISPVTRIEGHAQVRIELDEAGEVADAHFNVVELRGFEKFLLGAAVEEAPRITPRICGICPTSHHLAAAAACDQIFGAAPPPTGRKLRELLLAGQFIHSHALHFFMLAAPDFLLGDAPAAERNVIGLARHSPEIAKKAIEVRKLGQRITEAVGGKPIHPSNAIPGGMSIPLSEEHRQTLLASAQDGLAIAREGWETARGLMDGIDTSFGTVETSFMGMAQNGVHAVSGGEVKILGPDGQETGSFTGADYLDHIEEYSEDWSYLKFCRLAGGGAYRVGPLARLNVAESMGTPEADAALKEYRGTFGRVVQAPLAYNIARYIEFLSACEQAVALLEDPGITGTEVRTPVTGVAANRGVGIIEAPRGTLVHDYSVNADGMIEKCNLIVATCQNNYAMDRGVEDVARKVIKDGELTEDGSNKIEMVIRAYDPCISCATHAIGRMPMRIEVVRRTGTGCEVLDVTEVN; this comes from the coding sequence ATGACGCGGCTGACCATCTCGCCGGTGACCAGGATCGAGGGGCATGCCCAGGTGCGGATCGAACTCGACGAGGCCGGCGAGGTCGCCGACGCCCACTTCAACGTGGTCGAACTCCGCGGGTTTGAGAAGTTCCTCCTCGGCGCCGCGGTCGAGGAGGCCCCCAGGATCACTCCCAGGATCTGCGGGATCTGCCCGACCTCTCACCACCTGGCCGCGGCCGCGGCCTGCGACCAGATCTTTGGGGCGGCGCCCCCGCCGACAGGGAGGAAGCTGCGTGAACTCCTGCTGGCAGGGCAGTTCATCCACTCGCATGCGCTCCATTTCTTCATGCTCGCCGCTCCCGACTTCCTCCTCGGCGACGCCCCTGCGGCTGAACGCAATGTCATCGGCCTTGCCAGGCACTCGCCCGAGATCGCAAAAAAGGCGATCGAGGTGAGAAAACTCGGGCAGCGGATCACCGAGGCCGTCGGCGGCAAACCGATCCACCCGAGCAATGCCATCCCTGGCGGGATGTCCATCCCCCTCTCTGAGGAGCACCGCCAGACCCTCCTTGCCTCGGCACAGGACGGGCTTGCCATCGCCAGAGAAGGATGGGAGACCGCTCGTGGGTTGATGGACGGGATCGACACTTCCTTTGGTACGGTCGAGACCTCGTTTATGGGCATGGCACAGAACGGCGTCCATGCGGTCAGCGGGGGTGAGGTGAAGATCCTCGGTCCTGACGGCCAGGAGACCGGGTCCTTTACCGGTGCCGACTACCTGGACCATATCGAGGAGTACTCAGAGGACTGGTCGTACCTCAAGTTCTGCCGTCTTGCCGGCGGCGGCGCCTACCGGGTCGGTCCGCTTGCCAGACTGAATGTCGCCGAATCGATGGGCACGCCTGAGGCCGATGCCGCCCTCAAGGAGTACAGGGGTACCTTTGGTCGGGTGGTCCAGGCCCCGCTTGCCTACAATATTGCGAGATACATCGAGTTCCTCTCTGCCTGCGAACAGGCGGTCGCCCTCCTCGAAGACCCTGGCATCACCGGGACCGAGGTCAGGACGCCGGTCACTGGCGTCGCCGCCAACCGGGGCGTCGGGATCATCGAAGCCCCGCGCGGCACCCTGGTCCATGACTATTCGGTCAATGCCGACGGCATGATCGAGAAATGCAACCTGATTGTGGCCACCTGTCAGAACAACTATGCCATGGACCGTGGCGTCGAAGATGTTGCCCGGAAGGTCATAAAAGATGGAGAACTGACTGAAGATGGATCGAACAAAATCGAAATGGTCATCCGTGCCTATGATCCATGCATCTCATGTGCAACTCACGCCATCGGCAGGATGCCGATGCGCATCGAGGTGGTCAGGCGTACGGGCACCGGGTGTGAGGTGCTCGACGTTACTGAGGTGAACTGA
- a CDS encoding F420-nonreducing hydrogenase: MSVKIAIEELAGCSGCTISVLDLHEALLDLVAQAEIVYSPVIMDAKEPPEGIDIAFVTGAVRNEENEERLKLLRKRSKTLIAFGTCACYGGVSGLSMLGKQEDLFKYVYQEVESAAPDNVVPTDVPSFLYRAFAVGDLVKVDYYITGCPPKEQFLKTVLPALVAGDKTELSKKSVCSECNRKMGEIKDWHLKRRYEGVPDPETCLLGQGYLCLGPVTFGRCGASCPRNNVPCHGCNGPSLDILREPCRDIYNMMVRRIADLTDLPEKEVEKQVYDVAHTMYPFTIGSLVMEDKDISKIRDIVKGGAQ; this comes from the coding sequence ATGAGCGTAAAGATTGCAATCGAAGAACTGGCTGGGTGTTCTGGCTGCACCATCTCGGTCCTCGACCTCCACGAGGCCCTCCTCGACCTCGTCGCCCAGGCCGAGATCGTCTATTCCCCGGTGATCATGGATGCCAAAGAACCCCCCGAAGGGATCGACATCGCCTTCGTCACCGGTGCGGTGAGGAACGAGGAGAATGAGGAGCGGTTGAAACTTCTCAGAAAACGCTCAAAGACTCTCATCGCCTTTGGCACCTGCGCCTGCTACGGCGGGGTCTCTGGCCTCTCGATGCTCGGGAAGCAGGAAGACCTCTTCAAATATGTCTACCAGGAGGTGGAGAGTGCGGCCCCCGACAATGTCGTCCCCACCGATGTCCCCTCCTTCCTGTACCGTGCCTTTGCCGTCGGCGACCTCGTGAAAGTGGATTATTATATCACCGGGTGTCCGCCAAAGGAACAGTTCCTCAAGACTGTCCTCCCTGCCCTTGTTGCTGGAGACAAGACCGAACTCTCGAAGAAGTCGGTCTGCTCTGAGTGCAACCGGAAGATGGGCGAGATCAAGGACTGGCACCTCAAGCGCCGCTACGAAGGCGTCCCCGACCCTGAAACCTGTCTGCTTGGCCAGGGCTACCTCTGCCTTGGTCCGGTCACCTTCGGGCGGTGCGGAGCCTCGTGCCCGCGCAACAATGTCCCCTGCCACGGGTGCAATGGCCCATCCCTGGACATCCTGCGCGAACCCTGCCGCGACATCTACAATATGATGGTCAGGCGGATCGCCGACCTCACCGACCTGCCTGAGAAGGAGGTCGAGAAGCAGGTCTACGATGTCGCCCATACGATGTACCCCTTCACCATCGGAAGCCTGGTGATGGAGGACAAGGACATCTCCAAGATCCGTGACATCGTGAAGGGGGGTGCACAATGA
- a CDS encoding hydrocarbon binding protein (contains V4R domain), translating to MTESVDEINKQFKTGSVFRAEDVPISCTPSAKELEPTLQGTMRMNGLIIRSLQEIAGRGANAVTFRAGKKFGHETAKYFRKIDDVEEALRELSYILHGQYTFELWKPEDKENYVVTENGETFIFLVFHDCIVRQTLRYNGMDQGGPLCQTLYGYVVGAIEEITGRRAKLEIVHTGPNACLKKLILK from the coding sequence ATGACCGAGAGTGTTGATGAGATAAACAAGCAATTTAAGACAGGGTCCGTCTTCAGGGCCGAAGACGTCCCCATCTCGTGTACCCCCTCAGCAAAAGAGCTTGAACCGACCCTCCAGGGTACCATGAGGATGAACGGCCTGATCATCAGGTCGCTCCAGGAGATCGCCGGGAGGGGCGCGAATGCCGTCACCTTCAGGGCCGGCAAGAAATTCGGTCACGAGACCGCGAAGTACTTCAGGAAGATCGACGACGTCGAGGAGGCGCTCCGCGAACTCTCGTACATTCTCCACGGCCAGTACACCTTCGAACTCTGGAAACCAGAGGACAAGGAGAACTATGTGGTCACCGAGAACGGGGAGACCTTCATCTTCCTGGTCTTTCACGACTGCATCGTCCGCCAGACCCTCCGCTACAATGGCATGGACCAGGGCGGCCCCCTCTGCCAGACCCTGTACGGGTATGTCGTCGGGGCGATCGAGGAGATCACCGGCCGGCGTGCAAAACTCGAGATCGTGCATACCGGGCCGAACGCCTGCCTGAAGAAATTGATCCTGAAGTGA
- a CDS encoding 4Fe-4S dicluster domain-containing protein gives MGSENCIVLQLCLVVCVIEISVDSAACNGCGLCVKDCPMRVYELQDGVSVPVRPENCMGCLSCHEICPAQALEHRGVYPSKRHYIDLRVCEMLNRVI, from the coding sequence GTGGGGTCTGAAAATTGTATCGTCCTACAATTATGTTTGGTGGTGTGTGTGATAGAGATATCAGTTGACTCAGCAGCCTGCAATGGCTGCGGCCTCTGTGTAAAAGACTGTCCTATGCGGGTCTATGAACTCCAGGACGGTGTCAGTGTTCCTGTCCGTCCAGAAAACTGCATGGGATGCCTGTCGTGTCATGAGATCTGCCCGGCCCAGGCGCTGGAACATCGCGGCGTCTATCCTTCAAAGCGGCATTATATCGACCTACGCGTCTGCGAGATGCTCAACCGGGTGATCTGA
- a CDS encoding A24 family peptidase C-terminal domain-containing protein translates to MILSLLVASAAVVITLLYASVLDHRERRVPFKTWYPMLAVAFPSVLFFYAGLILGGDLRIAIYFAALSLVFSVVFYTFGSLHLFGGADAWALIFLSACIPAFPLDPLFGIPPLGFFPFTVLTNALILNLAAPVLLFLKNVVNRDFAPFPYMFLGYPADGPRIRDHYGFVMEEIEEANDGTLTRRFLRIRDSLRRTVKGGERRMYTKDLREHPDKYRKELSLYSRAGTVWISYAVPFIIPITAGFLTALFIGDLLYMIMMILIGA, encoded by the coding sequence ATGATTCTTTCCCTCCTCGTTGCCTCGGCCGCGGTGGTGATTACCCTGCTCTATGCATCGGTCCTCGACCACCGCGAACGGCGGGTACCCTTCAAGACCTGGTACCCGATGCTCGCCGTCGCGTTCCCGTCGGTACTCTTTTTTTACGCCGGCCTGATCCTTGGCGGGGACCTGAGAATAGCGATCTACTTCGCCGCGCTCTCCCTGGTATTTTCTGTCGTCTTCTATACCTTCGGGAGTCTTCATCTCTTCGGCGGCGCCGATGCATGGGCCCTGATCTTTCTTTCAGCCTGCATCCCGGCCTTCCCACTTGACCCGCTCTTCGGGATCCCGCCGCTTGGATTCTTCCCCTTCACGGTCCTCACCAATGCCCTGATCCTCAACCTTGCCGCACCGGTGCTCCTCTTTCTCAAGAATGTCGTCAACCGGGATTTCGCCCCATTCCCGTACATGTTCCTTGGCTATCCAGCAGACGGGCCCCGGATCAGGGACCACTACGGGTTTGTGATGGAAGAGATCGAGGAGGCGAACGACGGCACCCTCACCCGCCGGTTCCTGCGGATCAGGGACTCGTTGCGCCGGACGGTCAAAGGGGGCGAGCGGCGGATGTACACCAAAGACCTGCGTGAACACCCGGATAAATACCGAAAAGAACTCTCCCTGTACTCGCGGGCCGGCACGGTCTGGATCAGTTATGCCGTCCCCTTCATCATCCCGATCACCGCAGGGTTTCTCACCGCGCTGTTTATTGGCGACCTCCTCTATATGATCATGATGATCCTTATAGGGGCCTAA
- the hisI gene encoding phosphoribosyl-AMP cyclohydrolase: MELNYTNGLVPVIVQEATSREVLMLAYANDEAVHLTLETGCAHYWSRSRDRLWKKGEESGNVQQVLEVRVDCDADTLLYLVEQTGAACHTGHYSCFYRRIDGEEISAPVFDPAEVYANKE, encoded by the coding sequence ATGGAACTGAATTATACCAACGGACTGGTCCCGGTCATTGTGCAGGAGGCGACAAGCCGCGAGGTGCTGATGCTCGCCTATGCCAACGACGAGGCGGTGCACCTCACCCTGGAGACAGGGTGTGCTCACTACTGGTCACGCAGCCGGGACAGACTCTGGAAAAAAGGGGAAGAGAGCGGGAATGTCCAGCAGGTCCTGGAGGTGCGGGTCGACTGCGACGCCGACACCCTCCTCTACCTTGTCGAGCAGACGGGAGCCGCCTGCCATACCGGACATTATTCCTGTTTCTATCGACGTATCGACGGGGAAGAGATCAGTGCACCCGTCTTTGATCCAGCAGAAGTATATGCTAATAAGGAATAA
- a CDS encoding PINc/VapC family ATPase → MKIVPDTSVVIDGRITSLIKAGEYTGATIIIPEAVVAELEAQANQGREIGFSGLNELQALSKMAADETIELRYVGERPNLNQVKLASGGEIDALIRNVAIEYDAKFITSDVVQSEVAKAKGIDVLYLRPQTGEATPLLIDQYFDEDTVAVYLKERVPPAARKGYPNTMHLVHLRENPMNEYELRTMAQEILERAKRDPDGFIEIERRGITVVQIGSIRISIARRPFSDGMEITAVRPIRDVTLNQYAMADLIKERVRDTRRGVLIAGPPGAGKSTLAQSIATYLADEEYIVKTMEAPRDLQVPDNITQYTALEGSMENTAEVLLLVRPDYVVFDELRKNEDFRVFADMRLAGVGMIGVVHAMQVQDALQRFFERIDSVVLPQVVSTIIQVEDGEITRVFDVSSSIKVPEGMNPDLHIRPVTRVQDAISGEAVFEVFKYESETIVMPVEKSTLPAEKKEEEAPKKARAVERAPQHPQAPRAEPPKETEERSKEATEQSIQHELGRYTFGPVEVFMKSDTKAVAYIEDKDVPAAIGRGGKNIAAVVNKIGVGIDIRPRSELPKPAEAEAEAEELEASDGLRLRIEKRHLTLVAPEYREMIVDVFAGREYLFTATVNEKGEIDLAKSSSIAQELIRRYNNHESIRLRAV, encoded by the coding sequence ATGAAAATAGTACCTGATACCAGTGTCGTCATTGACGGACGCATCACCTCCCTGATAAAAGCCGGAGAATATACGGGTGCGACAATAATTATCCCCGAGGCAGTCGTCGCAGAACTCGAGGCTCAGGCCAACCAGGGGCGTGAAATAGGCTTTTCTGGACTGAACGAACTTCAAGCGCTCTCCAAAATGGCTGCAGACGAGACGATCGAACTGCGGTATGTGGGCGAGCGCCCCAATCTCAACCAGGTCAAACTTGCCAGCGGCGGCGAGATCGACGCCCTGATCCGGAATGTCGCCATCGAATATGATGCAAAGTTCATCACCAGCGACGTGGTCCAGTCTGAGGTGGCAAAGGCCAAGGGGATCGATGTCCTCTATCTCAGGCCCCAGACCGGGGAGGCGACCCCTCTTCTTATCGACCAGTACTTCGACGAGGACACGGTCGCGGTGTACCTTAAAGAACGGGTCCCGCCGGCGGCAAGGAAAGGATACCCCAATACGATGCACCTAGTGCATCTGCGCGAGAACCCGATGAACGAGTACGAACTGCGCACCATGGCCCAGGAGATCCTTGAACGGGCAAAACGCGACCCAGACGGGTTTATCGAGATCGAGCGCCGCGGGATCACGGTCGTCCAGATCGGGTCGATCCGGATCTCCATCGCCCGCAGGCCGTTCTCCGACGGGATGGAGATCACGGCGGTCAGGCCGATCAGGGACGTGACCCTGAACCAGTACGCCATGGCCGACCTCATCAAGGAGCGGGTCAGGGACACCCGCCGCGGGGTCCTGATCGCAGGCCCGCCAGGTGCCGGGAAGAGCACGCTGGCCCAGAGCATCGCGACCTATCTTGCAGACGAGGAATATATCGTCAAGACGATGGAGGCGCCGCGAGACCTCCAGGTGCCTGACAACATCACCCAGTACACGGCCCTTGAGGGGAGCATGGAGAACACCGCCGAGGTGCTCCTCCTGGTCCGGCCCGACTATGTCGTCTTCGACGAACTCCGCAAGAACGAGGACTTCAGGGTCTTTGCCGACATGCGGCTTGCCGGTGTCGGGATGATCGGCGTGGTCCATGCCATGCAGGTGCAGGACGCTCTCCAGCGGTTCTTCGAGCGGATCGACTCGGTGGTCCTGCCCCAGGTCGTGAGCACCATCATCCAGGTGGAAGACGGGGAGATCACCAGGGTCTTCGATGTCTCGTCCTCTATTAAGGTACCTGAAGGGATGAACCCTGACCTCCATATCAGGCCGGTGACCAGGGTGCAGGACGCGATCTCGGGCGAAGCGGTCTTTGAGGTCTTCAAGTACGAGAGCGAGACGATCGTGATGCCGGTCGAGAAGTCTACCCTTCCGGCCGAGAAGAAAGAGGAAGAAGCGCCAAAGAAGGCCAGGGCGGTCGAGAGAGCGCCACAGCATCCCCAGGCCCCGCGGGCAGAGCCCCCTAAAGAGACCGAGGAGCGGAGCAAGGAAGCGACCGAGCAGAGCATCCAGCACGAACTCGGGCGCTATACCTTCGGGCCGGTGGAGGTCTTCATGAAGAGCGACACCAAGGCGGTCGCCTATATCGAGGACAAGGACGTGCCGGCGGCGATCGGGCGCGGCGGGAAGAACATCGCGGCGGTCGTCAACAAGATCGGGGTCGGGATCGATATCAGGCCCAGGTCAGAACTCCCGAAACCGGCCGAGGCCGAGGCCGAGGCCGAGGAACTCGAGGCAAGCGACGGGCTTCGTCTCCGTATCGAGAAGAGACACCTGACCCTTGTCGCCCCCGAATACAGGGAGATGATCGTGGACGTCTTTGCCGGGAGAGAGTATCTCTTTACGGCGACGGTGAACGAGAAGGGCGAGATCGATCTTGCGAAGAGCAGCAGTATCGCCCAGGAGTTGATTCGCAGATACAACAACCATGAGAGCATCAGGCTGAGAGCAGTATAA
- the leuS gene encoding leucine--tRNA ligase, whose amino-acid sequence MAEWDIQKLEEKYRDTWPAMFEADPDEREKFYLNVAFPYPSGAMHVGHGRTYIVPDVIARFWRMQDKNVLFPMAFHVTGTPVIGISSRIAKGDPETVRLYRDLYRVPEDVLARFGDPMTIVQYFARDYERIMHRCGLSIDWRRRFITVNPQYSKYIEWQYAHLKEGEHVVKGVHPVKYCPSCDNPVGDHDLLEGEKAEIMKFTLILFEWQGAKIPCATLRPETIYGVTNLWANPEVTYLRAEVDGEAWILSREAAYKLEMQDHTVEVTGEVSGAEIVGSKASHPLCGEVPVLPAAFVDPDVGSGLVMSVPAHAPFDYIALRDLQEQGEFTGVTPVAIITSEGYGDIPAKDAIERAGITHQLDPRMDEVTREVYGAELLHGTLLANCGDQAGKPVKQARDDVAALMLEDYGSKVMFEFDTQNVVCRCGGRVYVKILHDQWFLQYSDPAWKAQVHEQIDEMKIVPQEVRAEFDRTVDWLKDWACTRRVGLGTKLPWDQNWIIEPLSDSTLYMAFYTIAHHIKKIEPEKLTPEVYDYIIYGTGNPTTVPRETLDAIRAEFLYWYPYDYRFSAKDLISNHLTFQLFHHRAVMEEDKQPQGMVIFGMGLLNGAKMSSSKGNVVLLDDALNEFGPDTVRMFLVGSAEPWQDFDWRNELVIGAKKQIERFWNTVSEGIAVEENDGREIDGWLISRLQHRIEHTTLALQNFQTRQALQEAFFGIEADLKWYRRRLPTIAPGSAAIKELCSVWVRLLAPVVPYTSEELWHQLGHEESVAFARWPVADAAKIDEKTELAEEFLARTVEDIESIVRIIQMEPRAVNLYVAPAWKRQVFSIIAGAADPKKAITLVMADKDLRSRGKAAADAAKQVTKFIHRLPPELVETIAAHDLDEVAVLTAAKEFLEREVKVPVRILEAEGSGEMKADAALPFKPAIVIE is encoded by the coding sequence GTGGCAGAATGGGACATACAGAAACTGGAAGAGAAGTATCGCGATACCTGGCCGGCGATGTTTGAGGCCGACCCCGACGAGAGGGAGAAGTTCTACCTGAATGTCGCCTTCCCGTACCCGAGCGGGGCGATGCATGTCGGGCATGGCCGGACCTATATCGTGCCCGACGTGATCGCACGCTTCTGGAGGATGCAGGACAAGAATGTCCTCTTCCCGATGGCGTTCCATGTGACGGGAACCCCGGTGATCGGGATCTCCAGCCGGATCGCGAAGGGCGATCCCGAGACGGTGCGGTTGTACCGCGACCTCTACCGGGTGCCTGAGGACGTGCTGGCACGGTTCGGCGACCCCATGACGATCGTCCAGTACTTTGCCAGGGACTATGAGCGGATCATGCACCGGTGCGGGCTCTCCATCGACTGGCGGCGGCGGTTCATCACGGTGAACCCGCAGTACTCGAAGTACATCGAGTGGCAGTACGCCCATCTCAAGGAGGGCGAGCATGTGGTCAAGGGGGTCCACCCGGTGAAGTACTGCCCGTCCTGTGACAACCCGGTCGGCGACCACGACCTTCTCGAGGGCGAGAAGGCCGAGATCATGAAGTTCACCCTCATCCTCTTCGAGTGGCAGGGGGCGAAGATCCCGTGCGCCACGCTCAGGCCCGAGACGATCTATGGGGTCACGAACCTCTGGGCCAACCCGGAGGTGACCTACCTGCGGGCAGAGGTCGACGGCGAGGCATGGATCCTCTCGCGCGAGGCGGCGTACAAACTGGAGATGCAGGACCACACGGTCGAGGTGACCGGCGAGGTCTCGGGCGCGGAGATCGTGGGGTCGAAGGCTTCGCACCCGCTCTGCGGCGAGGTGCCGGTCCTGCCGGCGGCCTTTGTGGACCCTGACGTGGGGTCTGGATTGGTGATGTCGGTGCCGGCCCACGCGCCTTTCGACTATATCGCGCTGCGCGATCTCCAGGAGCAGGGGGAGTTCACCGGGGTCACGCCGGTGGCGATCATCACCTCAGAGGGCTACGGCGACATCCCGGCAAAGGACGCCATCGAGCGGGCCGGGATCACCCACCAGCTCGACCCACGGATGGACGAGGTGACCCGCGAAGTCTATGGCGCCGAACTGCTCCATGGCACGCTCCTCGCAAACTGTGGGGACCAGGCGGGCAAACCGGTGAAGCAGGCCCGCGACGATGTGGCCGCCCTCATGCTCGAAGACTATGGCTCGAAGGTGATGTTCGAGTTCGATACCCAGAACGTGGTCTGCCGGTGCGGCGGGCGGGTGTACGTGAAGATCCTCCATGACCAGTGGTTCCTCCAGTACTCTGACCCGGCATGGAAGGCCCAGGTGCACGAGCAGATCGACGAGATGAAGATCGTGCCCCAGGAGGTCCGCGCCGAGTTCGACAGGACGGTGGACTGGCTCAAGGACTGGGCCTGCACCCGCCGGGTGGGCCTGGGAACAAAGCTCCCGTGGGACCAGAACTGGATCATCGAGCCGCTCTCAGACTCGACGCTGTACATGGCGTTCTACACGATCGCCCACCACATCAAAAAGATCGAGCCGGAGAAACTCACGCCTGAGGTCTATGACTATATCATCTATGGGACCGGGAATCCGACGACGGTGCCAAGAGAGACGCTTGATGCGATCAGGGCCGAGTTCCTGTACTGGTATCCCTACGACTACCGGTTCTCGGCAAAAGACCTCATCTCCAACCACCTCACCTTCCAGCTCTTCCACCACCGTGCGGTGATGGAGGAGGACAAGCAGCCGCAGGGGATGGTCATCTTCGGGATGGGGCTCCTGAATGGGGCGAAGATGTCCTCGTCCAAGGGGAATGTGGTGCTCCTGGACGATGCCCTCAACGAGTTCGGGCCTGACACGGTGCGGATGTTCCTGGTGGGTTCGGCCGAGCCCTGGCAGGACTTCGACTGGCGTAATGAACTGGTCATCGGTGCAAAGAAGCAGATCGAGCGGTTCTGGAATACGGTCTCTGAGGGGATCGCCGTCGAGGAGAACGACGGGCGCGAGATCGATGGGTGGCTTATCTCAAGGCTCCAGCACCGGATCGAGCACACCACGCTAGCGCTGCAGAACTTCCAGACGCGGCAGGCATTGCAGGAGGCGTTCTTCGGGATCGAGGCCGACCTGAAGTGGTACCGTCGGCGTCTGCCGACGATCGCCCCGGGGTCGGCGGCGATAAAGGAGCTCTGCTCGGTCTGGGTGCGGTTGCTCGCCCCGGTGGTCCCGTACACCTCAGAGGAACTCTGGCACCAACTCGGGCACGAGGAGTCGGTGGCCTTTGCCCGGTGGCCGGTGGCGGATGCCGCAAAGATCGACGAGAAGACCGAACTGGCCGAGGAGTTCCTGGCGAGGACGGTGGAGGACATCGAGTCGATTGTGCGGATCATCCAGATGGAGCCGCGTGCGGTGAACCTGTACGTGGCCCCGGCATGGAAGCGGCAGGTCTTCTCGATCATCGCAGGCGCCGCGGACCCCAAGAAGGCGATCACACTGGTGATGGCAGACAAGGACCTGCGCAGCAGGGGCAAGGCGGCGGCCGATGCGGCCAAGCAGGTGACGAAGTTCATCCACCGCCTGCCCCCTGAACTGGTCGAGACCATCGCCGCCCATGACCTCGACGAGGTGGCGGTCCTCACCGCGGCAAAGGAGTTCCTGGAGCGCGAGGTCAAGGTCCCGGTCAGGATCCTGGAGGCCGAGGGGAGCGGCGAGATGAAGGCCGACGCCGCTCTGCCGTTCAAGCCGGCGATCGTCATCGAATAA
- a CDS encoding DNA alkylation repair protein, producing the protein MDPVITQIREELREQADPAVQKNSGRFFREEVVCYGLKTSAVHVIAKKYWKEIKARDKPEIFGLCEELYRSGYMEEAFIVSKWAHLLNDRYEPGDLAVFRHWIETYISNWAECDGLCTHAVGDFIQEYPEYLDELKCWTQSENRWMRRGAAVSLTMPARRGKFLDEAIAIADLLLTDKDDLVQKGYGWLLKEASRAHRQEIFAYVMEHKKGMPRTALRYAIELMPEEMRAAAMKKDW; encoded by the coding sequence ATGGACCCGGTCATCACACAGATCCGCGAGGAACTGCGGGAACAGGCAGACCCCGCGGTCCAGAAGAACTCGGGACGGTTCTTCAGGGAGGAGGTCGTCTGCTATGGCCTCAAGACCTCGGCAGTCCACGTGATCGCAAAAAAATACTGGAAGGAGATCAAGGCCCGTGACAAACCCGAGATCTTCGGCCTCTGCGAGGAACTCTACCGCTCGGGATATATGGAGGAGGCGTTCATCGTCTCGAAGTGGGCGCACCTCCTGAATGACCGCTACGAACCCGGAGACCTCGCCGTCTTCAGGCACTGGATCGAGACCTACATCTCGAACTGGGCCGAGTGCGACGGGCTCTGCACCCATGCGGTGGGCGACTTCATCCAGGAATACCCCGAGTATCTCGATGAACTCAAATGCTGGACGCAGTCTGAGAACCGCTGGATGCGGAGGGGCGCCGCGGTCTCGTTGACCATGCCGGCGCGACGCGGAAAATTCCTGGACGAGGCGATCGCGATCGCCGACCTCCTCCTCACCGATAAAGACGACCTGGTGCAGAAGGGCTATGGCTGGCTCCTCAAGGAAGCGAGCAGAGCGCATAGGCAGGAAATTTTTGCATATGTGATGGAGCACAAGAAGGGGATGCCGCGCACGGCGCTGCGGTATGCGATCGAACTGATGCCAGAAGAGATGAGGGCGGCGGCGATGAAGAAGGACTGGTGA